One Brachionichthys hirsutus isolate HB-005 unplaced genomic scaffold, CSIRO-AGI_Bhir_v1 contig_847, whole genome shotgun sequence DNA segment encodes these proteins:
- the LOC137914072 gene encoding probable E3 ubiquitin-protein ligase MGRN1 isoform X2, with translation MGSILSRRIAGVEDIDIQANSAYRFPPKSGNYFASHFFMGGEKFDTPHPEGYLFGENMDLNFLGNRPVQFPYVTPAPHEPVKTLRSLVNIRKDSLRLVRYKDDSDPLEEDCAKPKVQYGVEFTFDADARVAITLYCQAFEEFSNGMAVYSPKSPSLASETVHYKRGVSQQFSMPAFKIDFSEWKEEELNFDLDRGVFPMVIQAVVDEGDDCLGHAHVLLAAFERHVDGSFSVKPLKQKQIVDRVSYLLQEIYGIENKNNQETKPSDDENSDNSNECVVCLSDLRDTLILPCRHLCLCNSCADTLRYQANNCPICRLPFRALLQIRAVRKKPGALSPVSFSPVLAQTMDHDEHSSADSVPPGFEPISLLEALNGLRSVSPAIPTAPLYDEINFSGGLGGDGRQLSSPEHLSDGGLQKGKVSKSPDSTLRSPSSPIQEEDEEKLSEMSDAQPHTMLSSSPAPTDATATEDVAESLSPDDDPEDRMHSGGDILQDCSSERSSLTKTESDPPGDLSLPGSSESTESLKSQSTNCSSQPLLSPSSSLHLEDEHLNP, from the exons ATGGGTTCCATCCTGAGTCGCAGAATCGCTGGAGTTGAAGATATCGACATCCAGGCTAACTCAGCATATCGATTTCCACCTAAATCCG GGAATTATTTTGCAAGCCACTTCTTCATGGGAGGAGAGAAATTTGACACACCACACCCTGAGGGATACCTTTTCGGGGAAAACATGGACCTGAATTTTCTAGGAAATAGGCCAGTGCAG TTTCCGTATGTGACGCCTGCTCCCCACGAGCCTGTGAAAACCCTGAGGAGTCTAGTTAACATCAGAAAGGACTCTCTGCGTTTGGTCAG GTATAAAGATGACTCTGACCCGCTGGAGGAGGACTGTGCAAAACCAAAGGTTCAGTACGGTGTGGAGTTCACCTTTGATGCTGATGCACGGGTGGCCATCACCCTCTACTGCCAAGCTTTTGAGGAGTTCTCCAATGGAATGGCAGT GTACAGCCCAAAGAGTCCATCACTGGCCTCTGAAACTGTGCATTACAAGCGAGGGGTGAGCCAGCAGTTCTCCATGCCAGCTTTCAAAATAGATTTCAGCGagtggaaagaggaagaa CTCAACTTTGACCTTGACCGAGGAGTGTTTCCCATGGTGATCCAGGCTGTGGTTGATGAAGGGGATG ATTGCCTTGGACATGCGCATGTACTTTTGGCAGCCTTTGAGAGA CACGTCGATGGCAGTTTCTCCGTCAAGCCTCTGAAGCAGAAGCAGATT GTGGACCGTGTGAGCTACCTCTTACAGGAGATCTATGGGATtgagaacaaaaacaaccaaGAAACCAAG ccaTCCGATGATGAAAACAGCGACAACAGCAAcgagtgtgttgtgtgtctgtctgacctGCGAGATACACTCATCCTGCCCTGCAGACATCTGTGTCTCTGTAACTCCTGCGCAGACACCCTGCGATACCAGGCCAACAACTGTCCAATCTGCAGGCTGC CCTTCAGAGCCTTGCTGCAGATCAGAGCTGTCAGGAAAAAGCCCGGTGCTCTTTCCCCGGTGTCCTTCAGCCCTGTTTTGGCTCAGACTATGGACCATGACGAACACTCG AGCGCAGACTCGGTTCCTCCTGGCTTTGAACCCATCTCGCTGTTAGAGGCGCTGAACGGTCTCCGCTCAGTCTCGCCTGCTATCCCAACAGCCCCGCTCTATGATGAAATTAACTTCTCTGGCGGTCTGGGAGGCGATGGCAGACAGCTGAGCTCCCCCGAGCATTTAAGTGATGGAGGTCTGCAGAAAGGCAAAGTCAGCAAATCCCCTGACAG CACCCTCCGATCTCCATCCTCTCCGATccaagaggaagacgaggagaagcTTTCTGAGATGTCTGATGCCCAGCCACACACGATGCTGTCCAGCAGCCCAGCGCCCACAGAC GCCACAGCAACCGAGGATGTGGCCGAATCCCTGTCCCCGGATGA TGATCCAGAGGACAGGATGCATTCTGGAGGAGACATTCTGCAAGACTGCAGCAGCGAACGCAGCAGCTTGACCAAAACAGAAAGTGACCCTCCAGGGGATTTGTCTCTGCCTG GTTCATCAGAGTCGACAGAAAGCCTGAAAAGTCAGAGCACAAACTGCTCCAGccagcctctcctctctccttcaagCAGCCTTCACCTGGAGGACGAACACCTCAACCCCTGA
- the LOC137914060 gene encoding serotonin N-acetyltransferase-like, translating to MTQQVIGSLFLPFFLKTPVSHLRQRRHTLPASEFRNLTPQDAISVFEIEREAFVSVSGVCPLTLDEVLNFLGQCPELSLGWFEEGQLVAFIIGSGWGKERLSQEAMTRHIPDTPTVHIHVLSVHRHCRQQGKGSILLWRYLQYLRCVPGLRRALLICEDFLVPFYLKAGFKGKGPSAISISNMCFQEMEYMLVGQAYARRNSDCWSLRTYPNLLPQS from the exons ATGACACAGCAGGTCATCGGTTCACTGTTCCTCCCGTTCTTTCTGAAGACTCCCGTCAGTCACCTGCGACAGAGACGACACACGCTCCCCGCCAGCGAGTTCAGGAACCTCACACCACAGGATGCAATCAGTGTGTTTGAGATTGAGAGAGAAG CATTTGTCTCCGTGTCTGGAGTGTGTCCACTTACCCTGGATGAGGTGCTAAACTTCCTGGGTCAGTGTCCTGAGCTGTCGCTGGGTTGGTTTGAGGAAGGACAGCTGGTAGCTTTTATCATCGGCTCAGGCTGGGGCAAGGAGAGGCTTTCACAG GAGGCAATGACTCGGCACATCCCAGACACCCCGACTGTGCACATCCATGTGCTTTCAGTGCACCGCCATTGTCGCCAGCAAGGCAAGGGCTCCATCCTGTTGTGGCGCTACCTTCAGTACCTGCGCTGTGTTCCAGGACTCCGCCGAGCCCTGCTGATTTGCGAGGATTTCCTGGTGCCCTTCTATCTCAAGGCCGGTTTCAAGGGAAAAGGGCCGTCAGCCATCTCCATATCCAACATGTGCTTCCAGGAGATGGAGTACATGCTCGTCGGGCAGGCATACGCACGGCGAAACAGTGACTGTTGGTCCCTCCGCACCTATCCTAACCTGCTTCCTCAAAGTTAG
- the LOC137914082 gene encoding U11/U12 small nuclear ribonucleoprotein 25 kDa protein-like gives MEEKNLDRIEGEGQSVKVEVVESNNETDKTEVPGPDAEEEDDEALPHSEILDIFEEGLARLVQDPLLCDLPIQVTLEEVNSQIALEYGQAMTVRVLKADGEVMPIVVVQNATVLDLKKAICRFMELKQQREGGVKHVSWKYVWRTYHLVFQGERLEDDKMRLKDYGIRNRDEVTFMKRLRKK, from the exons ATGGAGGAGAAAAATCTGGATAGGATTGAGGGAGAAGGACAATCTGTAAAAGTCGAAGTGGTTGAAAGCAACAACGAAACAGACAAAACTGAGGTACCAGGTCCAGacgcagaggaggaagatgatgaggcTCTTCCTCACTCAGAGATCCTGGACATTTTCGAAGAGGGACTTGCTCGACTTGTCCAGGACCCTTTGCTCTGTGATCTACCAATCCAG GTGACTCTGGAGGAGGTAAATTCTCAGATTGCTTTGGAGTATGGCCAGGCAATGACTGTGAGAGTTCTAAAGGCAGATGGAGAAGTAATGC CTATAGTAGTGGTACAAAATGCCACTGTCCTTGACCTGAAAAAGGCCATTTGCAGATTCATGGAACTGAAGCAACAGCGTGAAGGTGGAGTGAAACATGTCAGCTG GAAGTATGTTTGGAGAACTTATCATTTAGTATTTCAAGGGGAAAGGCTTGAAGATGATAAGATGAGACTTAAAGA CTATGGCATCAGAAACAGAGATGAAGTCACGTTCATGAAGAGACTCAGGAAAAAGTGA
- the LOC137914072 gene encoding probable E3 ubiquitin-protein ligase MGRN1 isoform X1 encodes MGSILSRRIAGVEDIDIQANSAYRFPPKSGNYFASHFFMGGEKFDTPHPEGYLFGENMDLNFLGNRPVQFPYVTPAPHEPVKTLRSLVNIRKDSLRLVRYKDDSDPLEEDCAKPKVQYGVEFTFDADARVAITLYCQAFEEFSNGMAVYSPKSPSLASETVHYKRGVSQQFSMPAFKIDFSEWKEEELNFDLDRGVFPMVIQAVVDEGDDCLGHAHVLLAAFERHVDGSFSVKPLKQKQIVDRVSYLLQEIYGIENKNNQETKPSDDENSDNSNECVVCLSDLRDTLILPCRHLCLCNSCADTLRYQANNCPICRLPFRALLQIRAVRKKPGALSPVSFSPVLAQTMDHDEHSSADSVPPGFEPISLLEALNGLRSVSPAIPTAPLYDEINFSGGLGGDGRQLSSPEHLSDGGLQKGKVSKSPDSTLRSPSSPIQEEDEEKLSEMSDAQPHTMLSSSPAPTDATATEDVAESLSPDDEDRMHSGGDILQDCSSERSSLTKTESDPPGDLSLPGSSESTESLKSQSTNCSSQPLLSPSSSLHLEDEHLNP; translated from the exons ATGGGTTCCATCCTGAGTCGCAGAATCGCTGGAGTTGAAGATATCGACATCCAGGCTAACTCAGCATATCGATTTCCACCTAAATCCG GGAATTATTTTGCAAGCCACTTCTTCATGGGAGGAGAGAAATTTGACACACCACACCCTGAGGGATACCTTTTCGGGGAAAACATGGACCTGAATTTTCTAGGAAATAGGCCAGTGCAG TTTCCGTATGTGACGCCTGCTCCCCACGAGCCTGTGAAAACCCTGAGGAGTCTAGTTAACATCAGAAAGGACTCTCTGCGTTTGGTCAG GTATAAAGATGACTCTGACCCGCTGGAGGAGGACTGTGCAAAACCAAAGGTTCAGTACGGTGTGGAGTTCACCTTTGATGCTGATGCACGGGTGGCCATCACCCTCTACTGCCAAGCTTTTGAGGAGTTCTCCAATGGAATGGCAGT GTACAGCCCAAAGAGTCCATCACTGGCCTCTGAAACTGTGCATTACAAGCGAGGGGTGAGCCAGCAGTTCTCCATGCCAGCTTTCAAAATAGATTTCAGCGagtggaaagaggaagaa CTCAACTTTGACCTTGACCGAGGAGTGTTTCCCATGGTGATCCAGGCTGTGGTTGATGAAGGGGATG ATTGCCTTGGACATGCGCATGTACTTTTGGCAGCCTTTGAGAGA CACGTCGATGGCAGTTTCTCCGTCAAGCCTCTGAAGCAGAAGCAGATT GTGGACCGTGTGAGCTACCTCTTACAGGAGATCTATGGGATtgagaacaaaaacaaccaaGAAACCAAG ccaTCCGATGATGAAAACAGCGACAACAGCAAcgagtgtgttgtgtgtctgtctgacctGCGAGATACACTCATCCTGCCCTGCAGACATCTGTGTCTCTGTAACTCCTGCGCAGACACCCTGCGATACCAGGCCAACAACTGTCCAATCTGCAGGCTGC CCTTCAGAGCCTTGCTGCAGATCAGAGCTGTCAGGAAAAAGCCCGGTGCTCTTTCCCCGGTGTCCTTCAGCCCTGTTTTGGCTCAGACTATGGACCATGACGAACACTCG AGCGCAGACTCGGTTCCTCCTGGCTTTGAACCCATCTCGCTGTTAGAGGCGCTGAACGGTCTCCGCTCAGTCTCGCCTGCTATCCCAACAGCCCCGCTCTATGATGAAATTAACTTCTCTGGCGGTCTGGGAGGCGATGGCAGACAGCTGAGCTCCCCCGAGCATTTAAGTGATGGAGGTCTGCAGAAAGGCAAAGTCAGCAAATCCCCTGACAG CACCCTCCGATCTCCATCCTCTCCGATccaagaggaagacgaggagaagcTTTCTGAGATGTCTGATGCCCAGCCACACACGATGCTGTCCAGCAGCCCAGCGCCCACAGAC GCCACAGCAACCGAGGATGTGGCCGAATCCCTGTCCCCGGATGACG AGGACAGGATGCATTCTGGAGGAGACATTCTGCAAGACTGCAGCAGCGAACGCAGCAGCTTGACCAAAACAGAAAGTGACCCTCCAGGGGATTTGTCTCTGCCTG GTTCATCAGAGTCGACAGAAAGCCTGAAAAGTCAGAGCACAAACTGCTCCAGccagcctctcctctctccttcaagCAGCCTTCACCTGGAGGACGAACACCTCAACCCCTGA
- the LOC137914069 gene encoding cell death-inducing p53-target protein 1-like codes for MSSDPPPPYPGGPSAPLFVEKNGQPVRTAPPQGHPLPPEYGPPPYEAPQPCFLPPHVPGEGPMPMAMPQPPPGGPYPPHPGHFPHLIPGQMGPGPGHFVHMGGHTATVLAPPGAATTVTVLQGEMFQTSPVQTVCPHCQQAIVTHISHDVGLMNTLFCLFCFFVGCDLGCCLIPCLIDDLKDVTHTCPYCKGYIYTYKRIC; via the exons ATGTCCAGTGACCCTCCACCTCCGTACCCCGGAGGTCCCAGTGCACCTCTTTTTGTGGAGAAGAATGGACAACCTG TAAGAACTGCACCGCCGCAAGGGCATCCCTTACCACCGGAATATGGTCCTCCACCTTATGAGGCTCCACAACCATGCTTCCTTCCCCCACATGTCCCTGGAGAAGGGCCCATGCCCATGGCCATGCCTCAACCACCTCCAG GTGGCCCTTACCCTCCTCATCCCGGTCACTTTCCTCACCTGATTCCAGGACAGATGGGCCCCGGCCCTGGGCACTTTGTCCACATGGGGGGTCACACAGCAACTGTCCTTGCTCCTCCAGGAGCAGCCACCACTGTCACTGTACTGCAGGGGGAAATGTTCCAGACCTCGCCGGTTCAGACTGTGTGTCCGCACTGTCAACAGGCAATCGTCACCCACATCTCGCATGATGTCGGTCTCATGAACACCCTCTTCTGCCTCTTCTGCTTCTTTGTAGG GTGTGATCTCGGCTGCTGCTTGATTCCCTGTCTGATTGATGACCTCAAGGATGTGACACACACCTGCCCTTACTGTAAGGGCTACATTTACACATACAAGCGTATATGCTAA